The sequence AAGAAGAAAAACAACAACCAAACGAAGGCGAAAAAAAACCGGAACGCAAGACCGTGGTCGCGGTCCGCTACGACATTGACCGGGACAAGGCCCCCATGGTCCTGGCGACCGGGAAGGGGATGATGGCGGACGAGATCCTCCGGATCGCCGAAGAGAACAAGATCCCGCTCTACGAAGACCCGGAGCTGGCCAAACTGCTCGCCAAGCTGGAGATCGACTCCGAGATCCCGCCGGAATTATATACTTTGGTCGCGGAAGTGCTTTTCTTTGTTTTCAAGCTTGACCGGATGGCTGAAAAGAGAGAAAAAGTCGTCACGCGCCTGCGCGAAGAGAAAAAAGAAAAAGCTCGGAAGGGAGAATAGCGATGGAGAACATTACGTTTGACGATTTTAAAAAGCTCGACCTGCGGGTTGCCGAAATAAAAGAAGTCGAAGAGGTTCCCGGGGCCGATAAGCTCTGGAAGCTGAAGATCGACTGCGGTGAAGAGCGCGAAATTGTGGCCGGGATCAAACTGCACTATACCAAAGAAGAGCTCGTCGGCAAGAAGATCGCTTTTCTGGCTAACCTGGAGCCCAAGACCATCCGCGGAGTGACCTCGCACGGAATG comes from Candidatus Margulisiibacteriota bacterium and encodes:
- a CDS encoding EscU/YscU/HrcU family type III secretion system export apparatus switch protein; translated protein: MAEEEKQQPNEGEKKPERKTVVAVRYDIDRDKAPMVLATGKGMMADEILRIAEENKIPLYEDPELAKLLAKLEIDSEIPPELYTLVAEVLFFVFKLDRMAEKREKVVTRLREEKKEKARKGE
- the metG gene encoding methionine--tRNA ligase subunit beta encodes the protein MENITFDDFKKLDLRVAEIKEVEEVPGADKLWKLKIDCGEEREIVAGIKLHYTKEELVGKKIAFLANLEPKTIRGVTSHGMLMAASNEDRSVITILSPLKDVPNGSKIS